In one window of Mucilaginibacter auburnensis DNA:
- a CDS encoding HAD family hydrolase translates to MRAFLFDLNGTMIHDMEFHTRAWMHLMNNDLGGNFTWDEVKAQMYGKNPEVLVRMFGADRFTEREMKELSFEKERRYQQEFLPHLALLPGLHEFLEKAHKAGIVMGIGSAAIPFNIDFVLDNLNIRHYFKAIVSADDVTISKPHPETYLSLAKLLEVEPSDCVVFEDVPKGAEAALNAGMQAVILTTTHQKHEFDELPNVIHFADDFTGEFFDELVT, encoded by the coding sequence ATGCGAGCTTTTCTATTCGACTTAAACGGCACCATGATACATGATATGGAATTTCATACCCGCGCATGGATGCATTTAATGAACAACGATCTTGGCGGCAATTTTACATGGGATGAAGTGAAGGCGCAGATGTATGGCAAAAATCCAGAGGTATTGGTGCGCATGTTTGGGGCCGATAGGTTCACTGAACGTGAAATGAAAGAATTATCTTTTGAGAAGGAACGCCGCTATCAACAGGAATTTTTGCCGCATCTTGCCCTTTTGCCAGGCTTGCATGAGTTTTTAGAAAAAGCGCATAAGGCAGGTATTGTAATGGGAATTGGATCTGCCGCGATACCTTTCAATATTGACTTTGTGCTGGATAATTTGAACATACGTCACTACTTTAAGGCCATTGTAAGTGCTGATGATGTTACCATCAGTAAACCTCATCCCGAAACGTATTTGAGCCTGGCAAAATTGTTAGAGGTAGAACCGTCTGATTGTGTGGTTTTTGAAGATGTACCTAAAGGCGCCGAAGCCGCGCTGAATGCCGGAATGCAGGCAGTTATATTAACCACTACCCACCAAAAACATGAATTTGATGAACTGCCTAATGTGATACATTTTGCAGACGATTTTACCGGGGAGTTCTTTGATGAGCTGGTGACATAG
- a CDS encoding GAF domain-containing protein produces the protein MHEIDRLNAVSRFTTLEASVTADLNNIIDLAAQICNTPVALVTLVDEHVQWFKAAKGVNMESTDRSIAFCHHTIQQSGVMEIPNMLADERFIGNPLVTEAPNVRFYAGATLTTNDGQNIGTLCVVDMEARQLNDMQRTALKTLSKQVMHLMEASWTMRMLQERHEQTELQKKIIEESELKLRAVFDSSKDTHMLIDKKMEILAFNKAANDFFVQHTGKPLQAGEHVNQIVSARTFAELLPYFEKAFNGGTIKIEWKIANAAIESWREIEFTPINGANGDVIGVAANSTDITERKLQEDQINIQNAALTRIAIIQSHELRRPVASLLGIMALLKLEQAKAENEYMEMLEYTVKELDEKIREIVKDSENTINNFLSVVA, from the coding sequence ATGCACGAGATAGACCGCCTTAACGCCGTAAGCAGGTTTACTACGCTTGAAGCGAGTGTTACCGCTGATCTGAATAATATTATTGATCTGGCAGCGCAAATTTGCAATACACCTGTTGCCCTGGTAACACTGGTTGATGAGCATGTTCAATGGTTTAAAGCGGCTAAGGGTGTGAATATGGAAAGTACCGACCGCAGTATTGCTTTTTGCCACCATACCATACAGCAGTCCGGAGTTATGGAAATTCCCAACATGTTGGCCGATGAGCGTTTTATTGGTAATCCATTGGTAACAGAAGCGCCTAATGTGAGGTTTTATGCCGGTGCAACCCTTACCACCAACGACGGGCAAAACATAGGTACACTATGCGTAGTGGATATGGAAGCGCGCCAGCTCAATGACATGCAACGAACCGCGTTAAAAACGCTGTCAAAACAGGTGATGCACTTAATGGAAGCCAGCTGGACCATGCGGATGCTGCAAGAACGCCATGAACAAACAGAACTGCAAAAGAAGATCATAGAAGAATCTGAATTGAAATTGCGCGCTGTTTTTGACAGTTCAAAAGACACGCACATGCTGATAGACAAAAAAATGGAGATATTGGCTTTTAATAAAGCCGCTAATGATTTTTTTGTTCAGCACACAGGTAAGCCGCTTCAAGCCGGGGAACACGTTAACCAAATTGTAAGCGCCAGAACCTTTGCAGAACTCCTTCCCTATTTTGAAAAGGCATTTAATGGCGGTACGATCAAAATTGAATGGAAGATTGCAAATGCAGCGATTGAAAGCTGGCGGGAAATTGAATTTACGCCAATTAACGGTGCTAACGGAGATGTTATTGGCGTAGCAGCCAACTCTACTGACATTACAGAACGTAAATTGCAGGAAGACCAGATCAACATACAGAACGCTGCCCTAACACGCATAGCCATCATACAATCACACGAGTTGCGCCGACCGGTTGCCTCTCTGTTAGGCATAATGGCTTTACTAAAACTGGAGCAAGCCAAAGCAGAGAATGAGTATATGGAAATGCTGGAGTATACGGTTAAAGAGCTGGATGAAAAGATCAGGGAGATAGTAAAAGACTCAGAGAATACGATTAATAACTTCCTATCTGTTGTGGCATAA
- a CDS encoding UbiA-like polyprenyltransferase has translation MKKYLSLVTFSHTIFAMPFAFIGFFLAVTTTNHPFVWQKLVMMVLCMVFARNSAMAFNRWLDRDIDAQNPRTKVRDIPAGRITPASALTFTLINCALFIATTWFINRLCFYLSPVALLVVLGYSATKRFTALCHLVLGLGLSLAPIGAYLVVTGEFALLPIFFSLAVLCWVSGFDIIYALQDEDFDRSQHLHSIPAYLGKVNALRLSTFLHVLSALFIVMPVFYTNVGVLYYIGIVFFCAMLIYQHLLVKPNDLSRVNFAFMTTNGIASVVFAVLFLLDRMF, from the coding sequence ATGAAGAAATATCTATCTCTGGTAACCTTCTCGCACACCATATTTGCTATGCCTTTTGCCTTTATAGGCTTTTTTCTGGCAGTAACTACAACCAACCATCCCTTTGTGTGGCAAAAACTGGTTATGATGGTGCTTTGTATGGTGTTTGCCCGCAACTCGGCAATGGCCTTTAACCGCTGGCTGGACAGGGATATTGATGCCCAAAACCCCCGCACCAAAGTGCGCGATATTCCGGCGGGACGCATTACTCCGGCTTCGGCACTTACTTTTACCCTTATTAATTGCGCTTTATTTATTGCCACTACCTGGTTTATTAATCGGTTGTGTTTTTATTTATCGCCGGTGGCTTTACTGGTGGTTTTAGGTTACAGCGCTACCAAACGCTTTACTGCTTTGTGCCATTTGGTACTGGGCCTGGGGCTTTCCCTCGCTCCTATCGGCGCTTATCTGGTGGTAACTGGTGAGTTTGCTTTGTTACCCATATTTTTCTCGTTGGCAGTACTTTGCTGGGTAAGTGGTTTTGATATTATTTATGCCCTGCAAGATGAAGACTTTGATCGCAGCCAGCACCTGCATTCTATACCGGCCTATCTGGGTAAGGTAAATGCGTTGAGGCTGTCAACATTTTTACATGTGCTATCGGCTTTGTTTATTGTGATGCCTGTGTTCTATACAAACGTTGGCGTTTTATACTATATCGGCATTGTATTTTTCTGCGCTATGCTCATTTATCAGCATTTGTTGGTTAAACCTAATGATCTGAGCCGGGTAAACTTTGCTTTCATGACCACCAACGGCATTGCCAGCGTGGTGTTCGCGGTGTTGTTTTTGTTGGATAGGATGTTTTGA
- a CDS encoding VOC family protein, protein MKRLLSLLIACVLFGGTAAMAQSNFSSKLIGVGVVVSDIEKSVDFYVNGIGMVKTGGFNIAEDFAKRSGLSNGVPFAVTVLKLENSPDANEWKLISIKGAKATHPKQNYIQDDVRPQYITINVKSLKQVIDRLTKMNVKLLGSTPTTLNAQSQFAFVQDPDGNFIELIGPM, encoded by the coding sequence ATGAAGCGATTATTATCACTTTTGATTGCGTGTGTCTTATTTGGAGGCACCGCAGCTATGGCGCAATCTAATTTCAGCAGTAAGCTGATAGGCGTTGGCGTTGTTGTATCCGACATTGAGAAGTCGGTTGATTTTTATGTGAACGGCATTGGCATGGTAAAAACCGGTGGTTTTAATATTGCCGAAGATTTTGCCAAACGTTCGGGCCTGTCTAACGGTGTGCCTTTCGCAGTAACCGTTTTGAAGCTGGAGAACAGCCCCGATGCCAACGAGTGGAAGCTCATTAGCATCAAAGGCGCTAAAGCAACGCATCCTAAGCAAAACTACATTCAGGATGATGTGAGGCCGCAGTACATTACCATCAATGTAAAATCGTTAAAGCAAGTAATTGACAGGCTGACCAAAATGAACGTAAAACTATTGGGCAGCACACCAACTACCCTTAACGCGCAAAGCCAGTTTGCGTTTGTCCAAGACCCTGATGGCAACTTTATTGAACTGATTGGCCCGATGTAG
- a CDS encoding DUF5946 family protein — MQNWQTYAEKHGIKLLDKGPCQFCGAPVLNGVAECHQNVHHIAEILDYNDPANYITRFLSVDAMALHHYEVHGPWNNYIHFARLVLIFENKVDWNYSLTPVLSDVVNDFKRTHKPITTPPTVGQRGSITTVDLLTANTPNPCQQIVKDWAYSVYKAFYNYKPAVEPIVAAFMLNR, encoded by the coding sequence ATGCAAAACTGGCAAACCTACGCTGAAAAACACGGCATTAAATTGCTTGATAAAGGCCCTTGTCAGTTTTGCGGCGCTCCTGTTTTAAATGGAGTTGCCGAATGCCATCAAAACGTACATCACATTGCAGAAATACTTGACTATAATGACCCTGCCAACTATATCACCCGCTTTTTAAGTGTTGATGCCATGGCCTTACACCATTATGAGGTGCACGGGCCTTGGAACAATTACATCCATTTTGCGCGACTCGTGTTGATATTTGAAAATAAAGTCGACTGGAATTACAGCCTCACTCCTGTACTTAGCGATGTTGTTAATGATTTCAAAAGAACTCATAAACCCATTACTACTCCGCCAACTGTCGGTCAAAGGGGCAGCATAACTACCGTTGATCTGTTAACTGCCAATACTCCCAATCCTTGCCAGCAAATTGTAAAAGATTGGGCATACAGTGTTTACAAAGCTTTTTACAATTATAAGCCAGCGGTTGAGCCAATTGTGGCTGCGTTTATGTTGAATAGATAA
- a CDS encoding alpha-ketoglutarate-dependent dioxygenase AlkB family protein, with protein sequence MEQLALFAEAGQSKGLPKHLLEYRPALLSATESDLLLTKLITETPWKQTTQKLWDKEFLTPRLTCWYGETNRIEGTLPWTPDLQAIRDLVEPLAGIHFNSVLLNYYRDGNDSVAWHSDKESIMGSQPVIASVSFGQVRSFDIRNKDDHKEHYSVKLEHGSFLLMKSGLQEQWQHRIAKSAKPMKARINLTFRQIL encoded by the coding sequence ATGGAACAACTGGCGTTATTTGCAGAAGCAGGGCAAAGCAAAGGGCTGCCCAAGCATTTATTGGAATATCGCCCTGCTTTGCTTAGCGCAACTGAAAGTGATCTGCTTTTAACAAAGTTGATTACAGAAACACCGTGGAAACAAACTACGCAAAAACTTTGGGACAAAGAATTTTTAACGCCACGCCTAACCTGCTGGTACGGTGAGACCAACCGCATTGAAGGCACACTGCCCTGGACACCCGATCTGCAAGCCATAAGGGATTTGGTAGAGCCATTAGCAGGAATACATTTTAACAGCGTTTTGCTCAATTATTACCGCGATGGGAACGACTCGGTTGCCTGGCATAGTGATAAGGAAAGCATTATGGGCAGCCAGCCGGTAATTGCATCGGTAAGTTTTGGCCAGGTGCGCAGCTTTGACATCCGAAATAAAGACGACCACAAAGAGCACTACTCGGTAAAACTCGAGCACGGCTCATTTTTATTGATGAAAAGCGGCTTGCAGGAGCAGTGGCAGCACCGTATTGCCAAATCTGCCAAGCCCATGAAAGCGCGAATTAATTTAACTTTCAGGCAGATACTATAA
- a CDS encoding FISUMP domain-containing protein — MRLKTTLLAIITLLFCFTACKKDEKKEPTPPPTTGTISINGKDYKTVQIGNQTWTSESYAGDGGLAYGPTVKPEYGKYYTYTEVKAIALPAGWRLPTIDDYKTMGQAVGINFTAGAQNTEAAKKLISKTGWKNATGSNASGLNLFPSNMIYNGQPAIDGDVAEFWTASGSTFSIMEAGTNGSLLNVQFFSNSNLPEYRFPVRFVRD, encoded by the coding sequence ATGCGTTTAAAAACCACCTTGTTAGCAATAATAACCCTTTTGTTCTGCTTTACTGCCTGCAAAAAAGACGAAAAAAAAGAACCCACACCACCACCAACTACCGGTACAATCAGTATTAACGGGAAAGACTATAAAACTGTTCAAATAGGCAACCAAACATGGACAAGCGAGAGCTATGCCGGTGACGGCGGTTTGGCTTACGGACCAACAGTCAAACCCGAGTATGGCAAGTACTACACTTACACAGAAGTGAAAGCCATTGCCCTACCTGCAGGCTGGCGACTGCCAACTATTGATGATTACAAAACCATGGGCCAGGCTGTAGGTATTAATTTCACTGCCGGAGCGCAAAATACCGAAGCAGCCAAAAAACTGATATCAAAAACCGGTTGGAAAAACGCTACCGGAAGCAATGCTTCTGGTTTAAATCTGTTTCCGAGTAACATGATCTATAATGGCCAGCCTGCTATAGATGGCGACGTAGCCGAGTTCTGGACGGCCAGCGGCAGTACCTTCAGTATTATGGAGGCCGGCACAAACGGCAGCTTACTGAATGTGCAGTTTTTCAGCAACAGCAATTTGCCAGAGTACCGCTTCCCGGTAAGGTTTGTGAGAGATTAA
- a CDS encoding M3 family oligoendopeptidase, with protein MIHKKTRKYIPADLDIKWENLEPLYTDLVNRHINNVGDLELWLRDRSELEAALEEDFAWRYIRMTCDTNSEEKLAAFQYFATEIEPKTAPYSNELNKKLVASDFFDELDHDKYFVYLRGVKKALELFREENIPIQTQIQVEQQKYQQISGAMSVTIGDKEYTLEQAAVLLKDTDRAKREEAWKAITSRRLQEKEKLDELYDHLRGLRHQVAVNAGFENYRDYMFQALGRFDYTPQDCYAFHEAIEREVVPILQEQAHQRKEALGLEELRPWDMDVNTSGKPPLKPFNNGEELIDKTIQCFTNISKYLGERLEIMKVNNLFDVESRKGKAPGGYNYPLSETGAPFIFMNSANTFRDLTTMVHEGGHAVHTFLTADLELNDFKHCPSEVAELASMSMELLSMDNWNVYFTNEDDLRRAKRDQLVDVLKTLPWVAVVDQFQHWIYTNPGHTADERRDAWKQIYERFGAGFADWSGFEDAELNLWQKQLHIFEIPFYYIEYGMAQLGAIAVWKNYKENPTKALEQYLDALKLGYTKTIKEIYETAGIKFDFSADYVAELAQFVKAEIEKL; from the coding sequence ATGATCCATAAAAAAACACGCAAATACATCCCTGCTGATCTGGATATCAAATGGGAAAACCTTGAACCACTTTATACTGACTTGGTTAACCGCCATATCAACAACGTAGGCGATCTGGAGCTTTGGCTACGCGACCGCAGCGAACTGGAAGCTGCTTTAGAGGAAGACTTTGCCTGGCGCTATATCCGCATGACCTGCGATACCAATAGTGAGGAAAAGCTGGCCGCTTTCCAATACTTCGCTACCGAGATTGAGCCTAAAACAGCGCCTTACAGTAACGAACTTAACAAAAAACTGGTTGCCAGCGATTTTTTTGACGAACTGGACCACGACAAATATTTTGTTTACCTCCGCGGTGTTAAAAAAGCGTTGGAACTGTTCAGGGAAGAAAACATCCCGATACAAACACAGATACAGGTGGAGCAGCAAAAGTACCAGCAGATAAGCGGTGCTATGTCTGTTACCATTGGCGATAAGGAATATACCTTAGAACAAGCAGCAGTTTTGCTGAAAGATACTGATCGCGCCAAACGCGAGGAAGCCTGGAAAGCAATAACCTCCCGCCGCCTGCAGGAAAAAGAGAAATTGGATGAGTTGTACGATCACCTGCGCGGCCTGCGCCACCAGGTAGCTGTAAACGCCGGTTTTGAAAACTACCGCGACTATATGTTCCAGGCCTTAGGCAGATTTGACTACACCCCGCAGGATTGCTATGCCTTCCATGAAGCCATTGAGCGCGAGGTGGTACCTATTTTGCAGGAGCAGGCACATCAGCGCAAAGAGGCATTAGGCCTGGAAGAACTTCGTCCCTGGGATATGGATGTAAATACTTCAGGCAAACCACCGCTTAAACCATTTAACAACGGCGAGGAACTTATAGATAAAACCATCCAGTGCTTTACCAACATCAGCAAGTACCTGGGTGAGCGTTTGGAAATAATGAAGGTTAACAACCTGTTTGATGTGGAGAGCCGCAAAGGTAAGGCTCCGGGTGGTTACAACTATCCCCTATCAGAAACCGGCGCGCCTTTCATCTTTATGAACTCGGCTAATACCTTCCGCGATCTGACCACCATGGTACACGAGGGTGGGCATGCTGTACATACTTTCCTTACTGCTGATCTGGAACTGAACGACTTTAAACATTGCCCGTCTGAAGTGGCGGAGTTGGCGTCTATGTCAATGGAGCTGCTCTCTATGGATAACTGGAATGTGTACTTTACTAATGAGGACGACCTGCGCCGCGCCAAACGCGACCAATTGGTGGATGTGTTGAAAACCCTGCCATGGGTAGCCGTGGTTGACCAGTTCCAGCACTGGATCTACACCAACCCTGGCCACACTGCAGACGAGCGTCGCGACGCCTGGAAGCAGATCTATGAGCGCTTTGGTGCCGGCTTTGCCGATTGGAGCGGTTTTGAAGATGCAGAGCTTAACCTATGGCAAAAACAGCTGCATATATTTGAGATACCGTTCTACTATATTGAATATGGCATGGCTCAGTTAGGTGCTATCGCGGTATGGAAAAACTATAAAGAAAATCCTACAAAAGCACTTGAGCAATACCTGGATGCTTTGAAGTTAGGCTACACCAAAACCATTAAAGAGATATACGAGACAGCAGGCATCAAATTTGATTTCAGCGCTGATTATGTAGCCGAACTGGCACAATTTGTTAAGGCAGAGATAGAGAAATTGTAG
- a CDS encoding phosphatase PAP2 family protein, with translation MRHILYQVRWFLIPFLIVLAICLIIKLTYTREEIYFYVNALYSPWADNAAPYITNMGSGWTVVVLGLALILYNYRFAFLVSTANIVSALVAQVLKRYFDAPRPQLYFKDQLDRIHFVIGTEQLSLHSFPSGHTVSAFSTAIVITYLCRKKQWGLPLFLLAALVGYSRMYLSQHFFEDVTAGSAIGVMISAIWLYFADNWKFLHSGKWSRGLIKK, from the coding sequence ATGAGGCACATTTTATATCAGGTAAGATGGTTTTTGATCCCCTTTTTAATTGTGCTTGCCATTTGTTTGATAATAAAGCTAACCTACACCCGTGAAGAAATTTATTTCTACGTAAATGCACTTTACAGCCCTTGGGCAGATAATGCCGCGCCCTATATTACCAATATGGGTAGTGGTTGGACGGTGGTAGTATTAGGTTTAGCGCTCATCCTGTATAATTATCGTTTTGCGTTTTTAGTGTCTACCGCCAACATTGTAAGTGCGTTGGTAGCACAGGTATTAAAGCGATATTTTGATGCCCCACGACCACAACTGTATTTTAAAGACCAGCTGGACCGAATACATTTTGTAATTGGCACTGAACAATTGAGCCTGCATAGTTTTCCGTCGGGGCATACCGTGAGTGCCTTTAGCACCGCTATTGTGATTACTTATTTATGCCGTAAAAAGCAGTGGGGATTACCTTTATTCCTGCTAGCTGCCCTGGTAGGTTATTCAAGGATGTACCTTAGTCAGCATTTTTTTGAGGATGTAACCGCAGGTTCGGCCATTGGTGTGATGATCAGCGCCATCTGGTTATATTTTGCCGACAACTGGAAATTCCTGCACTCCGGAAAATGGAGCCGGGGACTTATAAAAAAATAA